The DNA window GCTTGAGAGCTAAAACAATGGCGCGTAGTGTGTCTATATGTGTTGATGCTGGGAATGGGTCGGCACTGTTATAGTTGGCTTTTAAGGCGACTGTTCTGCCTGAAAAAGCCGTCAAGTTAAACTTGCCCAGCAAAGCTTGAATGCCTGCTGCTCTGTCGGAGGTTTTGAGTATGAAGACTTCGCTTTTTACCACAAAAACACCAATAAAAATAACCATAAGAGTCTTTTTAGGCTTCACTGCATCCAACCTGCAACAACAAAACTCTGGGCGCGGTTAATCTTGAGGAAGTTAGACTGTTTTGCCTTCAGGTGTTTTGCTTGGAAAATTGCGATTAATGCTTGGGGTTCTGCAAAGGGTTTTTAAATAACCAAAGAATCTATCAAAAAGCACTCTCAAGAAAACGGGAGCAACATGCGGGTCCGTGGCTCAGTCAGGCTAGAGCGGAGGACTCTTAATCCTTAGGTCGCGGGTTCAATTCCCGTCGGACCCGCCAACAATTCTAATTCTTTAAAACAACCAGTTAGCTTGCTTTTTTGGGGATATTCTTTGTGGCTACTATGTTAGCGTCGGTGTTGAAGATGTTTTGGATGATTATGTCCCCGATTTCTATTGGTGCTGCCATTTCAACTTTTGCAAGCAAATTCATAGCATCAAGAAGCCTGTTTTTTGGGATGGGCTTTGTTGTTCTCACGCTAACCAGAGGAACTGCACCGTTTTTTACTTTGACGGTTGATGTTAAGGTTCGTTGAGGATTAGAAATCTCTTTTTCAGCATATTGCAGTCCGACCTTGCAGCGGTTCCCGCTTACGCCTATGACTTTTTCTTCATCATAATCGACTGTGAGATAGCAACCCATTGGGCAACCGATACAAATCATTTCCTTCTTCATTTCTGCAAAACCTCAAGTTTTAGTGAGTTAATAGTGCTGGTTTCGTTTGCGGGCAGTTTTATTTTTATCATCTGAGCAGGATGGACCTTACGATACTTTATCGACTTTAGCAAGGTTTCACCGTCAAATAGTCCGATGGATACGTCTTCTTCGGGGCAGGTTACGCGAATGGACAATTCAAGATCAGCGCCAGAATGAATATTTTGGGGTAGTACGTACCGAATTTTATTTCCTGCTTCTACGGTGATGCGCTCAGCCTTCTGAGTTTTTCCAAGGACGTATTCTGCTGCGGCTTTTCCTGCTTTTTCTGCTTCAAGAGAAACAAAATCCACTAAATCATGAACATGCAAAGCGTTTCCACACGCAAAGACTCCGGGCACTGAGGTTTCAAGGTTTTCGTTGACGATGGCGCCTCCAGTTATTGGGCTGAGTTTAACTTCGCAGTTTTTGGAGAGGTCATTTTCTGGGATTAACCCAATTGAGAGAAGTAGTGTGTCGCAGGGGATTTTTTGTTCTTTTCCTGAGAGTGGTTTTAGGTTCTTGTCTACTGGGGAGATTGTGACTGCTTCCACCCTGTTTTGTCCATGGATTTCTGTGACTGTGTGGGATAGAAGAAGAGGAATATCATAGTCGATTAGGCATTGTTGAATGTTTCGCGGTAACCCATTGGAATGCGGAAGCAATTCAACTACAGCGTGAACTTTAGCGCCTTCTAATGTGAGACGCCGAGCCATAATCAAGCCGATATCGCCTGAACCAAGAATCACAACGTCTTTGCCAACCATTACATTCTTCAAATTAATCAGGTTCTGGGCTACTCCAGCCGTGTACACTCCTGCGGGTCTGGTTCCTGGAATGCAAATTTGTCCACGAGTGCGTTCACGGCACCCCATCGCAAGGATTATAGCTTTGGCGTTAAAGCAAAACAGGCCCTTTGGGCTGGCAACATACACTTTTTTGTCAGGTGTAACCTCAATCACCATGCTGTTTAGCAGATAGGGAACATTTAGTTTGGTGAGTTCATCTATGTATCTTTGGGCGTATTCGGGACCGGTGAGTTGTTCTTTGAAGAGTTCAAGACCAAACCCATCGTGTATACACTGGGGAAGGATGCCGCCTAACCAATCGTTCCGTTCTATCAGGATTAAGTTTTGGATGCCATTTTTCTTTGCACTAATTGCCGCCGATAACCCTGCTGGACCCGCACCTATCACAACCAAATCAACATTCTGAGAAGGCAAATCATTCACTTTTTTTGTCCTCCCTAAGACTTTTAGTTTCCCCGATAAACAAGGTTGAAGCAGGATTTTTCAGTTTGATTTCTTCAGTGGGTATGCCGTATTCTTCTTTTAGAATTTCCACAATTTTTGGTAAGCAGAAACCTCCATGGCATCGTCCCATTCCTGCGCGGGTGCGGTATTTGACTGCGGAGATTGTTTTGTCTGAAACGGGATTGTTTAGGGCGTCTGTAAT is part of the Candidatus Bathyarchaeota archaeon genome and encodes:
- a CDS encoding DUF1667 domain-containing protein, producing the protein MKKEMICIGCPMGCYLTVDYDEEKVIGVSGNRCKVGLQYAEKEISNPQRTLTSTVKVKNGAVPLVSVRTTKPIPKNRLLDAMNLLAKVEMAAPIEIGDIIIQNIFNTDANIVATKNIPKKAS
- a CDS encoding NAD(P)/FAD-dependent oxidoreductase — encoded protein: MNDLPSQNVDLVVIGAGPAGLSAAISAKKNGIQNLILIERNDWLGGILPQCIHDGFGLELFKEQLTGPEYAQRYIDELTKLNVPYLLNSMVIEVTPDKKVYVASPKGLFCFNAKAIILAMGCRERTRGQICIPGTRPAGVYTAGVAQNLINLKNVMVGKDVVILGSGDIGLIMARRLTLEGAKVHAVVELLPHSNGLPRNIQQCLIDYDIPLLLSHTVTEIHGQNRVEAVTISPVDKNLKPLSGKEQKIPCDTLLLSIGLIPENDLSKNCEVKLSPITGGAIVNENLETSVPGVFACGNALHVHDLVDFVSLEAEKAGKAAAEYVLGKTQKAERITVEAGNKIRYVLPQNIHSGADLELSIRVTCPEEDVSIGLFDGETLLKSIKYRKVHPAQMIKIKLPANETSTINSLKLEVLQK